One genomic window of Anguilla anguilla isolate fAngAng1 chromosome 13, fAngAng1.pri, whole genome shotgun sequence includes the following:
- the olfml3b gene encoding olfactomedin-like protein 3A — MRGLLLLLFLASLLFLAGAQTQALMDYLERRLLAIEDRISTWHEQTNRYATELREFKQQMVGLLENLDKDRETLRIELGGVGSRVERMEREMDYLETQNGAQPCVDVDDKLVEHEVTVVKEKNRAKYAKLTDCRDMISSIKAMKILKRVGGAKGMWTKDTGRSSAKVYIFNGTSGEDTLYEFSSVRDFTASTGMSRGKPVQLPFPWGGTGHTIYNGYAYYVREGAEFQVIKYDLQNGTVADSAVFPARDQVPVYALTPETYIDLAADEEGLWAIYATRENENAICLAKVDPETLDVEQTWDTPCPREGAEAAFVICGTMYVVYNTRQASRSRVQCVFDVGEMVTSDDAPLVYFPKRYGAHSSLKYNPLEQLVYAWDDGYQILYKLAMKKKLEV; from the exons ATGAgaggcctcctcctcctcctcttcctcgccagcctcctcttcctcgccggGGCCCAGACCCAAGCCCTGATGGACTACCTGGAGCGCAGGCTGCTGGCTATTGAG gacCGCATCTCCACCTGGCACGAGCAGACCAACCGCTACGCCACGGAGCTGCGGGAGTTCAAGCAGCAGATGGTGGGCCTGCTGGAGAACCTGGACAAGGACCGGGAGACCCTGCGCATCGAGCTCGGGGGCGTGGGGTCGCGCGTGGAGCGCATGGAGCGGGAGATGGACTACCTGGAGACGCAGAACGGCGCGCAGCCCTGCGTGGACGTGGACGACAAGCTGGTGGAGCACGAGGTCACCGTCGTCAAGGAGAAGAACAGGGCCAAGTACGCCAAGCTCACGG ACTGCAGGGACATGATCTCCAGCATCAAAGCCATGAAGATCCTGAaaagagtgggcggggccaagggAATGTGGACCAAGGACACGGGCAGGAGCTCCGCCAAGGTCTACATCTTTAACGGGACCAGCGGGGAGGACACGCTCTACGAGTTCAGCTCCGTCCGGGACTTCACCGCCTCCACGGGGATGTCCCGCGGCAAGCCCGTCCAGCTGCCCTTCCCCTGGGGTGGGACGGGGCACACCATCTACAACGGCTACGCCTACTAcgtgagggagggggcggagttccAGGTGATCAAGTACGACCTGCAGAACGGGACGGTGGCGGACAGCGCGGTGTTCCCCGCCCGGGACCAGGTGCCCGTGTACGCGCTCACCCCCGAGACCTACATCGACCTGGCGGCGGACGAGGAGGGCCTGTGGGCCATCTACGCCACCCGGGAGAACGAGAACGCCATCTGCCTGGCCAAGGTGGACCCGGAGACGCTGGACGTCGAGCAGACGTGGGACACGCCCTGCCCGCGGGAGGGCGCCGAGGCCGCCTTCGTCATCTGCGGGACGATGTACGTGGTCTACAACACCCGGCAGGCCAGCCGCTCCCGCGTGCAGTGCGTCTTCGACGTGGGCGAGATGGTGACCAGCGACGACGCCCCGCTGGTGTACTTCCCCAAGCGCTACGGCGCCCACTCCAGCCTGAAGTACAACCCCCTGGAGCAGCTCGTCTACGCCTGGGACGACGGCTACCAGATCCTCTACAAGCTGGCCATGAAGAAGAAGCTGGAGGTATGA
- the LOC118210780 gene encoding synaptotagmin-6-like, with product MSSGGEQHDARCRKALALIVDLCLDESPPLDVGTCQEFLLLLTNRSSDLRDADLSFSLLLVVFLGCGLALLGVILFASWKLCWVPWRDKPPPSSSSAAALSPDASPRGGVCLCPAHSDAMATEKLKDAAGHVSILEAAVKISHTSPDIPADVQLSMKDHFLRRTRISRQTTEPASSNRHSSFKRHLPRQMHHVTSLDRGTELLDADERPTSIGGIKPELYKQKSLDADEPAKNGGRACGRIHFSLKYDYESEALAVNVLRALDLPAKDFCGSSDPYVKIYLLPDRKQKFQTRVHRKTLNPTFDEAFQFPVPYEELGGRKLHMSVFDFDRFSRHDMIGEVILDNLFETSDLTRETFIWKDIQYATSESVDLGEIMFSLCYLPTAGRLTLTVIKCRNLKAMDITGYSDPYVKVSLICDGRRLKKKKTTIKKNTLNPTYNEAIIFDIPPENMDQVCLHISVMDYDLVGHNEIIGVNRVGSNAEGLGRDHWNEMLAYPRKPIAHWHPLLEVKKSEKEWKARTASFDSQGSCPSPRPPSSP from the exons atctcTCTTTCAGCCTCCTCTTGGTCGTGTTTCTCGGGTGTGGCCTGGCCCTGCTGGGGGTCATCCTATTCGCGTCCTGGAAGCTGTGCTGGGTGCCCTGGCGCGACAAGCCCCCGCCGTCCTCCAGCAGCGCCGCCGCCCTCAGCCCGGACGCCTCCCCTAGAGGCGGAGTCTgcctctgccccgcccactccgaCGCCATGGCGACGGAGAAGCTCAAGGACGCCGCCGGCCACGTCAGCATCCTGGAGGCGGCGGTGAAGATCAGCCACACGTCGCCGGACATCCCCGCCGACGTCCAGCTGTCCATGAAGGACCACTTCCTGCGGCGCACGCGCATCTCCCGCCAGACGACCGAGCCGGCCTCCTCGAACAG ACACAGCTCCTTCAAGCGGCACCTGCCGAGGCAGATGCACCACGTCACCAGCCTGGACCGCGGCACCGAGCTCCTGGACGCGGACGAGCGGCCCACCAGCATCGGCGGCATCAAGCCCGAGCTCTACAAGCAGAAGTCGCTGGACGCCGACGAGCCGGCCAAGAACGGCGGCCGGGCGTGCGGGCGCATCCACTTCTCCCTCAAGTACGACTACGAGAGCGAGGCCCTGGCCGTCAACGTCCTCAGGGCCCTGGACCTGCCCGCCAAGGACTTCTGCGGGAGCTCCGACCCCTACGTGAAGATCTACCTGCTCCCCGACCGCAAGCAGAAGTTCCAGACCAGGGTGCACCGCAAGACCCTCAACCCCACGTTCGACGAGGCCTTCCAGTTCCCCGTGCCCTACGAGGAGCTGGGCGGCCGGAAGCTGCACATGAGCGTCTTCGACTTCGACCGGTTCTCCCGCCACGACATGATCGGGGAGGTGATACTGGACAACCTCTTCGAGACGTCGGACCTCACCCGGGAGACCTTCATCTGGAAGGACATTCAGTACGCCACCAGT GAGAGCGTGGATTTGGGGGAGATCATGTTCTCACTGTGCTACCTGCCCACGGCTGGACGGCTCACGCTCACCGTCATCAAGTGCAGGAACCTGAAGGCCATGGACATCACCGGATACTCAG ATCCCTACGTGAAAGTGTCCCTCATATGTGATGGGAGGcggttgaaaaaaaagaagacgaCCATCAAGAAGAACACGCTGAACCCCACGTACAACGAGGCCATAATCTTCGACATCCCGCCAGAGAACATGGACCAAGTCTGCCTGCACATCTCCGTCATGGACTACGACCT ggtGGGCCACAACGAGATCATCGGGGTGAATCGTGTCGGGAGCAACGCGGAAGGCCTGGGCAGAGACCACTGGAATGAGATGCTGGCCTACCCCCGCAAACCGATCGCTCACTGGCACCCTCTGCTGGAGGTCAAAAAGTCTGAAAAGGAG TGGAAGGCCCGCACTGCTAGCTTCGATAGCCAGGGCTCCTGTCCctcgcccagacctccgtcCAGCCCGTGA